In Triticum aestivum cultivar Chinese Spring chromosome 5B, IWGSC CS RefSeq v2.1, whole genome shotgun sequence, the following proteins share a genomic window:
- the LOC123117172 gene encoding BTB/POZ and MATH domain-containing protein 2-like produces the protein MAEQCKISAAIVAEEKSCVLKLDGYSRAKGLLKNGEFIISALFNVGGHDWAVKYYPNGIKDHADSISLFLLLESAHAKDVKAKFKFNVLNKNGEPVSSYERSDWGSREFVKKADLEESAHLRDDCLTIRCDVTVIHGKEETRVPPSDLHRQLGDLLENKDAADLTFQVGGQSFSAHRCVLAARSFVFKAELLGAMKESSAGSIEICDMEADVFKSLLHFIYTDSVPLLEIASNKGETDVVMAGHLLVAADRYNIGRLKQICEEKLCTHIDSNMVATNLSLAEQHGFSRLKEACLQFLVSPSNLEAMMASDGYEHLKSSCPSVLKELIARILPAEYKAAKDIILAI, from the exons TGTAGCTGAGGAGAAGTCGTGTGTGCTCAAGCTAGATGGATACTCAAGGGCCAAGGGGCTACTCAAGAACGGGGAGTTCATCATTTCTGCCCTGTTCAATGTTGGAGGCCATGACTGGGCGGTAAAATATTACCCAAATGGTATTAAGGATCATGCCGATTCCATATCTCTTTTTCTACTTCTTGAATCCGCTCATGCCAAAGATGTGAAGGCGAAATTCAAGTTCAATGTACTCAACAAGAACGGAGAACCGGTGTCTTCATACGAGC GTTCAGACTGGGGCTCCCGTGAGTTCGTCAAGAAGGCTGATCTGGAGGAATCGGCCCACCTGAGAGACGACTGTCTCACCATCAGGTGCGATGTCACTGTCATCCACGGCAAAGAAGAAACAAGGGTTCCGCCAAGCGACTTGCACCGGCAGCTCGGCGACCTCCTTGAGAACAAGGACGCAGCAGACCTAACCTTTCAGGTTGGTGGACAGAGCTTCTCCGCTCACAGATGTGTCCTTGCTGCTCGGTCATTCGTCTTCAAGGCGGAGCTCCTCGGTGCCATGAAGGAGAGTTCTGCTGGTTCCATTGAGATCTGTGACATGGAAGCTGACGTGTTCAAGTCTTTGCTGCACTTCATATATACCGACTCGGTTCCTCTGCTGGAGATAGCTAGCAACAAAGGCGAAACAGATGTGGTTATGGCTGGCCATCTACTGGTAGCAGCTGATAGGTACAACATCGGCAGGCTGAAGCAGATATGCGAGGAGAAATTGTGCACCCACATTGATTCCAACATGGTGGCTACCAATTTGTCTCTAGCCGAACAACATGGTTTCTCACGCCTCAAGGAAGCTTGTTTGCAATTCCTTGTTTCTCCGTCCAATTTGGAGGCTATGATGGCTAGTGATGGTTATGAACATCTGAAGTCCAGCTGCCCATCCGTTCTGAAGGAGCTCATTGCTAGAATTCTGCCGGCTGAATATAAAGCGGCAAAGGATATTATCTTGGCAATTTAG